The Flavobacterium jumunjinense genome includes a region encoding these proteins:
- the gyrB gene encoding DNA topoisomerase (ATP-hydrolyzing) subunit B codes for MSEEVKKNNYSADSIQALEGMEHVRMRPSMYIGDTGVRGLHHLVYEVVDNSIDEALAGHCDTIAVFINEDNSISVEDNGRGIPVDIHKKEGISALEVVMTKIGAGGKFDKDSYKVSGGLHGVGVSCVNALSDELKATVFRDGKIYEQEYEKGKSLYPVKQIGTTDKRGTMVTFKPDPTIFTQTLEYSYDTLAGRLRELSFLNKGITITLTDKRNTDKEGNFVSEIFHSKEGLKEFIKFLDGNRVPIISHVISMENEKDNIPVEVALIYNESYNENIFSYVNNINTHEGGTHLQGFRMGLTRTLKKYADASGLLEKLKFEISGDDFREGLTAIISVKIQEPQFEGQTKTKLGNREVVSPVSQAVAEMLENYLEENPNDAKIIVQKVILAAQARHAAKKAREMVQRKTVMGGGGLPGKLSDCSEQDPAKCEIFLVEGDSAGGTAKQGRDRMFQAILPLRGKILNVEKAMQHKVFENEEIRNIFTALGVTVGTEEDSKALNLTKLRYHKVVIMCDADVDGSHISTLILTFFFRFMKELIEGGHVYIAAPPLYLVKKGNKKEYAWNDNQRDQIAMQMGGSVNIQRYKGLGEMNAEQLWDTTLNPDFRTLRKITIDSLSEADRVFSMLMGDEVPPRREFIEKNAAYAKIDV; via the coding sequence ATGAGTGAAGAAGTAAAGAAAAACAATTATTCGGCCGATAGTATTCAAGCATTGGAAGGAATGGAGCACGTAAGAATGCGTCCTTCGATGTATATTGGAGATACTGGAGTTAGAGGGTTGCATCATTTAGTATATGAAGTTGTTGATAACTCAATTGATGAGGCTTTAGCTGGACATTGTGATACTATAGCTGTATTTATAAATGAAGATAATTCTATATCGGTAGAAGATAACGGTCGTGGTATTCCTGTAGATATTCATAAGAAAGAAGGTATTTCAGCACTAGAAGTTGTAATGACTAAAATTGGTGCGGGTGGTAAATTTGATAAAGATTCGTATAAAGTTTCAGGAGGACTGCATGGAGTTGGTGTTTCTTGTGTAAATGCATTATCAGACGAATTAAAAGCAACAGTTTTTAGAGATGGTAAGATTTATGAACAAGAATATGAGAAAGGTAAATCGTTATATCCAGTAAAACAAATTGGAACTACAGATAAGAGAGGAACAATGGTTACTTTTAAACCAGATCCTACAATCTTTACTCAAACTTTAGAGTATTCATATGATACTTTAGCAGGACGTTTAAGAGAGTTGTCTTTCTTGAATAAAGGAATTACAATTACTTTAACAGATAAAAGAAATACAGATAAAGAAGGTAACTTCGTTTCAGAGATATTTCATTCTAAAGAAGGGTTAAAAGAGTTTATTAAATTCTTAGATGGAAATCGTGTGCCTATCATTAGTCATGTTATTAGCATGGAGAATGAAAAGGATAACATTCCTGTAGAAGTTGCACTTATATATAATGAAAGTTATAACGAAAATATATTTTCATACGTAAATAATATTAATACCCATGAGGGAGGAACGCATTTGCAAGGTTTCCGTATGGGATTAACGCGTACATTGAAAAAGTATGCTGATGCTTCAGGATTATTAGAAAAATTGAAATTTGAAATTTCAGGAGATGATTTCCGTGAAGGTTTAACAGCAATTATTTCCGTAAAAATTCAAGAACCTCAATTCGAAGGTCAAACCAAAACAAAATTAGGAAATAGAGAAGTAGTTTCTCCGGTTTCTCAAGCAGTAGCAGAAATGCTAGAAAATTATTTGGAAGAAAATCCAAATGATGCAAAAATTATAGTTCAGAAAGTTATTTTAGCAGCTCAAGCTCGTCATGCAGCTAAGAAAGCAAGAGAAATGGTACAACGTAAAACCGTAATGGGCGGTGGAGGTTTGCCAGGTAAACTTTCAGATTGTTCTGAGCAAGATCCAGCAAAATGTGAAATTTTCCTTGTTGAGGGAGATTCGGCTGGTGGAACAGCAAAGCAAGGTAGAGATAGAATGTTTCAAGCAATTTTACCTTTAAGAGGTAAGATTTTGAATGTTGAGAAAGCAATGCAACATAAGGTGTTTGAAAATGAAGAGATTCGTAATATTTTTACCGCATTAGGAGTAACTGTAGGAACAGAAGAGGATAGCAAAGCCTTAAATCTTACAAAATTACGTTATCATAAAGTAGTGATTATGTGTGATGCCGATGTCGATGGTTCCCATATTTCAACACTTATTTTAACATTCTTCTTTAGATTCATGAAAGAACTAATTGAAGGAGGACACGTTTATATTGCAGCACCACCTTTATATTTGGTTAAAAAAGGAAATAAAAAGGAATATGCATGGAATGATAATCAACGTGATCAAATAGCAATGCAAATGGGAGGAAGTGTAAATATTCAGCGTTATAAAGGTCTTGGAGAGATGAATGCGGAGCAATTATGGGACACAACATTAAATCCAGACTTTAGAACACTTCGCAAAATAACAATCGATAGTTTGTCAGAAGCTGATAGAGTATTCTCAATGCTAATGGGTGATGAGGTTCCACCTCGTAGAGAGTTTATTGAAAAGAACGCAGCTTACGCTAAAATCGACGTATAA
- a CDS encoding DUF6588 family protein gives MKKIITCFVFLLAVLKANAQAPTDFDKIGYLLSDALLYSEQYILPITDAAVYQSSSAWVLSPKKKKVWDVTLGIHTNIFFVPKKDREFTIKNSDFQFFEIEGNSTATVPSALGNDDQVYLTGEIGGEQVRFETPEGVNQESIIYPYLQASVELPLGFEFTGRYSTRTKLKKGYYQVYGAGLKYNISQHFLNWKDKNIHLAIATIYSKEDIGFDFLDINTAYGNLGINQINGKVDTWHFNVVGSKEFNNFELIGNFIVNNSKFEYLVSGPEGSIEGFIPVQAIINDLLKTIEKDKVNYVFEISGIYHINKLALQSSFAFGKFANLNLGVQYKF, from the coding sequence ATGAAGAAAATCATAACGTGTTTTGTTTTTTTGTTAGCTGTTTTGAAAGCTAATGCACAAGCACCAACTGATTTTGATAAAATAGGGTATCTGTTATCAGATGCCCTTTTGTATTCTGAACAATATATATTACCAATTACAGATGCTGCTGTATATCAATCTTCTTCAGCTTGGGTCTTGTCTCCAAAGAAAAAAAAAGTTTGGGATGTAACATTAGGAATACATACAAATATATTTTTCGTTCCCAAAAAAGACAGAGAATTTACTATTAAAAATTCTGATTTTCAATTTTTCGAGATTGAAGGAAATTCAACCGCTACTGTACCTTCTGCATTAGGAAATGATGATCAAGTTTATCTAACGGGAGAAATTGGAGGAGAACAAGTCCGATTCGAAACGCCAGAAGGTGTCAATCAAGAAAGTATTATTTATCCGTATTTACAGGCAAGCGTTGAGTTACCTTTGGGTTTTGAATTCACAGGTAGGTATTCTACAAGAACAAAACTTAAAAAGGGGTATTATCAAGTGTATGGAGCAGGATTAAAATATAACATAAGTCAACATTTCTTAAATTGGAAGGATAAAAATATTCATTTAGCCATTGCAACAATATATTCGAAAGAAGATATAGGTTTCGATTTCTTAGATATTAATACTGCCTATGGAAATTTAGGAATTAATCAAATTAATGGAAAAGTTGATACATGGCATTTTAATGTTGTTGGTTCTAAAGAATTTAATAATTTTGAATTAATAGGGAATTTCATTGTAAATAATAGTAAATTTGAATACTTAGTAAGTGGACCAGAAGGATCTATTGAAGGATTTATTCCAGTTCAAGCTATAATTAATGATTTGCTAAAAACTATAGAGAAAGATAAGGTCAATTATGTCTTTGAAATCTCAGGTATTTATCATATTAATAAACTTGCTTTGCAAAGTTCATTTGCTTTTGGTAAATTTGCTAATCTCAATTTAGGAGTACAATATAAATTTTAA
- a CDS encoding malate dehydrogenase: MKVTIVGAGNVGATCADVISYRGIASEVVLLDIKEGFAEGKAMDIMQCATTTVFNTKVSGSTSDYSKTAGSNVVVITSGIPRKPGMTREELIGINAGIVKSVAENVLVHSPNAIIVVVSNPMDTMTYLTLKATGLPKNRVIGMGGALDSSRFKYFLSQALQKPGNDVQGMVIGGHGDTTMIPLTRLASYNGSPVSNFLSQEELDKVAASTMVGGATLTGLLGTSAWYAPGASVAYLVDSILNDQKRMIPCSVMLEGEYGQSDICIGVPCIIGKNGIEEIVDVKLNDAEKALFAKSAEAVRNMNADLKSVL, encoded by the coding sequence ATGAAAGTAACTATAGTAGGTGCTGGAAACGTAGGAGCAACATGTGCAGACGTAATTTCATATAGAGGAATTGCAAGTGAAGTTGTATTGTTAGATATTAAAGAAGGTTTTGCTGAAGGTAAAGCTATGGATATTATGCAATGTGCTACAACTACAGTTTTTAATACAAAAGTATCTGGAAGTACAAGCGATTATTCAAAAACTGCAGGAAGTAATGTAGTTGTTATAACTTCAGGAATTCCTAGAAAACCAGGAATGACTCGTGAAGAATTAATTGGTATAAATGCTGGGATAGTAAAGTCTGTAGCAGAAAATGTATTAGTTCATTCTCCAAATGCAATTATAGTTGTAGTGTCTAATCCAATGGATACAATGACATATTTAACATTAAAAGCAACTGGATTGCCAAAAAACAGAGTAATTGGAATGGGTGGAGCTTTAGATAGCTCTCGTTTCAAATATTTCTTGTCTCAAGCTTTACAAAAACCAGGAAATGATGTTCAAGGAATGGTGATTGGTGGTCATGGAGATACAACTATGATTCCTTTAACAAGATTAGCATCTTACAATGGTTCGCCAGTTTCAAACTTCTTGTCTCAAGAAGAGTTAGACAAAGTAGCGGCTTCAACTATGGTTGGTGGTGCAACTTTAACAGGTTTACTAGGTACATCTGCTTGGTATGCTCCAGGTGCATCTGTAGCGTATTTGGTAGACAGTATTTTAAACGATCAAAAACGTATGATTCCTTGTTCAGTAATGTTAGAAGGAGAGTATGGACAAAGTGATATTTGTATCGGTGTACCTTGTATTATTGGTAAAAACGGTATCGAAGAAATTGTTGATGTAAAATTAAATGATGCAGAAAAAGCATTATTCGCTAAAAGTGCGGAAGCAGTTCGTAATATGAATGCTGATTTAAAATCGGTATTATAA
- the secDF gene encoding protein translocase subunit SecDF, whose protein sequence is MQNKGLIKFFAILFALVCIYQLSFTFVATKYSNLAKEKAKNDFTKELKYLDSIGKEEVFLGKTYNEVRDNQLQKGLDLEGGLNVILQISVKDILVGLSNESKNSGFLKALKDAKENQEGNQDFIDAFFKEANAANLKLASIDIFANRSLDEDIKSNMTNDQIEPIIKKKVNESVESAFGVLRKRIDQFGVTQPNIQMLGSSGRILVELPGAKDVDRIKTLLQGTAKLEFWETYKIEEVANYLIAANEALKATEKQEVKAETKEVVADSTSNNLSELLTDKADTTKTVFNPLFEKLQITQQQGFSVLGYAKISDTALIGGYLGRKDIRANLSNDISNVKFVWGKADTKNPEIVELYGLKRGRDGKAPISGGVIDDARDTFDQQGRPAVSMQMNGAGAQQWEKLTGTVSQQGNAIAIVLDNIVYSAPGVSRGAISGGQSEISGSFTVNETKDLANVLRAGKLPAEAKIVQSEVVGPSLGAESIRSGMLSFIIGFSLVLLWMVVYYGKAGFYANLALLVNILFIFGALASFGAVLTLPGIAGIVLTIGMAVDANVIIYERAKEELDSGKTVEEAVNYAYTWKGAMSSIVDANVTTFITALILFVLGTGPIKGFATTLLIGILTSLVTAIFITRIFLDWSLSRNEKIEFSTSITKNWFKNLNFDFLGKRKIAYMISGTLIVLSLISLFTKGLNQGVDFVGGRTFQVRFEKPVSAQEVTKDLVAVFESAEAKIFGNDKQLKITTKYRVDEEGTGVDAEVNTMLFNALKKNLPANMTEKTFVNSYEGKNAGIMQSSKVSGTISKDIKTNSIWAVLGSLFVVFLYLMMSFRKWQFGLGAVAAVAHDVIIVLGIFSFFYTFLPFNMEIDQAFIAAILTVIGYSLNDTVIVFDRVREYLDYNSSSDFKGLVNKALNTTLSRTINTSATTLVVLLAIFFFGGDSVKGFVFAILVGILVGTYSSLFVATPVMNDTMSDKEAKKMAEFKKEE, encoded by the coding sequence ATGCAGAATAAAGGACTAATTAAATTTTTCGCAATTCTTTTCGCGTTGGTTTGTATTTATCAACTTTCTTTCACTTTTGTAGCTACTAAATATAGCAACTTAGCGAAAGAAAAAGCTAAAAATGATTTCACAAAAGAATTAAAATATTTAGATTCGATAGGGAAAGAAGAAGTTTTCTTAGGGAAAACTTACAATGAAGTAAGAGATAATCAATTACAAAAAGGGCTTGACCTTGAGGGAGGATTAAACGTAATCCTTCAAATATCTGTTAAAGATATTTTAGTTGGTTTATCAAATGAATCTAAAAACTCAGGTTTTCTTAAAGCGCTAAAAGATGCAAAAGAAAATCAAGAAGGAAATCAAGATTTTATTGATGCTTTCTTTAAAGAAGCAAATGCAGCTAATTTAAAATTGGCAAGTATTGATATCTTTGCAAACAGAAGTCTAGATGAGGATATAAAGTCAAATATGACTAATGACCAAATTGAGCCAATCATCAAGAAAAAAGTAAATGAATCAGTAGAAAGTGCTTTTGGAGTTCTTAGAAAACGTATTGACCAGTTTGGTGTAACTCAACCAAATATTCAAATGTTAGGAAGCTCAGGAAGAATTTTAGTTGAATTACCTGGAGCTAAAGATGTAGATCGTATTAAAACGTTATTACAAGGTACAGCAAAATTAGAATTTTGGGAAACATACAAAATTGAAGAAGTAGCAAATTATTTAATTGCTGCAAACGAAGCATTAAAAGCTACAGAAAAACAAGAAGTAAAGGCTGAAACTAAAGAAGTTGTTGCTGATTCTACTTCAAATAATTTATCTGAATTATTAACAGATAAGGCAGACACAACTAAAACTGTATTTAATCCATTATTTGAAAAATTACAGATTACTCAACAACAAGGTTTTTCTGTTTTAGGATATGCTAAAATTTCTGATACTGCTTTAATTGGTGGATATTTAGGAAGAAAAGATATAAGAGCAAATTTATCAAACGATATTTCAAATGTTAAATTTGTATGGGGTAAAGCTGATACTAAGAATCCTGAAATTGTTGAACTTTACGGTTTAAAAAGAGGTAGAGATGGTAAAGCACCAATTAGTGGTGGTGTAATTGATGATGCAAGAGATACTTTCGATCAACAAGGTAGACCAGCTGTTTCTATGCAAATGAATGGAGCTGGAGCACAACAATGGGAAAAACTAACAGGAACAGTTTCTCAACAAGGAAATGCAATTGCTATCGTTTTAGATAATATTGTATATTCTGCACCAGGTGTAAGTAGAGGAGCTATTTCAGGTGGTCAATCTGAAATTTCAGGAAGTTTTACAGTTAATGAAACTAAAGATTTAGCTAACGTATTAAGAGCAGGTAAATTACCAGCTGAAGCTAAAATTGTACAATCTGAAGTTGTTGGTCCATCATTAGGAGCAGAATCAATTAGAAGTGGTATGTTATCATTTATTATTGGTTTTTCTTTAGTATTATTATGGATGGTTGTTTATTATGGTAAAGCAGGTTTCTATGCAAACTTAGCTTTGTTAGTAAATATTTTATTCATTTTTGGAGCACTTGCAAGTTTTGGAGCTGTATTAACATTACCTGGTATTGCGGGTATCGTTTTAACAATTGGTATGGCAGTAGATGCTAACGTAATTATATACGAAAGAGCTAAAGAAGAACTAGATTCTGGTAAAACAGTTGAAGAAGCTGTAAATTATGCTTATACTTGGAAAGGTGCAATGTCTTCTATTGTAGATGCTAACGTTACAACTTTCATTACTGCTTTAATATTATTTGTTTTAGGAACAGGACCAATTAAAGGTTTTGCAACTACTTTATTAATAGGTATTTTAACTTCATTAGTTACTGCGATTTTTATTACAAGAATTTTCCTAGACTGGAGTTTAAGTAGAAATGAAAAAATAGAATTTTCAACGTCAATTACTAAAAACTGGTTTAAAAACTTAAACTTTGATTTCTTAGGAAAACGTAAAATTGCTTATATGATTTCTGGTACATTAATTGTATTAAGTTTAATATCATTATTTACTAAAGGATTAAATCAAGGTGTAGATTTTGTTGGAGGTAGAACTTTTCAAGTACGTTTTGAAAAACCAGTCTCCGCTCAAGAAGTAACAAAAGATTTAGTTGCTGTTTTTGAAAGTGCAGAAGCAAAAATATTTGGTAATGACAAGCAATTGAAAATTACTACTAAATATAGAGTTGATGAAGAAGGTACGGGTGTTGATGCAGAAGTAAACACAATGTTATTTAACGCTCTTAAGAAAAACTTACCAGCTAATATGACTGAAAAAACTTTTGTAAATTCTTACGAAGGTAAAAATGCGGGTATCATGCAATCTTCTAAAGTATCGGGAACAATTTCAAAAGATATTAAAACTAACTCTATTTGGGCTGTTTTAGGATCTCTATTTGTAGTTTTCCTTTACTTAATGATGTCGTTTAGAAAATGGCAGTTTGGTCTTGGTGCTGTTGCTGCTGTTGCACATGATGTTATCATTGTATTAGGTATTTTCTCATTCTTTTATACATTCTTACCATTCAACATGGAAATAGATCAAGCATTTATTGCGGCAATCTTAACTGTAATTGGATATTCATTGAATGATACGGTAATTGTATTTGACCGTGTTAGAGAGTATTTAGATTATAATTCATCATCAGATTTCAAAGGATTAGTAAATAAAGCATTAAATACTACATTAAGTAGAACAATTAATACATCTGCAACTACATTAGTAGTATTGCTTGCAATTTTCTTCTTCGGAGGAGATTCAGTAAAAGGATTCGTATTTGCTATCTTAGTGGGTATCTTAGTAGGAACTTATTCCTCTTTATTCGTTGCAACACCTGTAATGAATGATACTATGAGTGATAAAGAAGCTAAGAAAATGGCTGAGTTTAAAAAAGAAGAATAG
- a CDS encoding gliding motility lipoprotein GldH family protein, with translation MNVYRYLMLVACCLFLSCNKNVVISEFDNDFNDNRWLTSEVKSFHVALESDVENSNLQLNFSHIYDFQFQYVPFEVTITYPDGRKEVVPMNVKIKDDNGKDLADCSGDICDLHTIIKENVNLKKGAYTFEIKNGFNGQFLPNVLGIGILAEKK, from the coding sequence ATGAATGTATATCGTTATTTAATGCTTGTTGCTTGTTGTTTATTCTTATCATGTAATAAAAATGTTGTTATTAGTGAGTTTGATAATGACTTTAACGACAATAGATGGCTTACATCTGAAGTTAAATCATTTCATGTAGCATTAGAAAGTGATGTTGAAAATTCTAATTTACAATTGAATTTTAGTCATATTTATGATTTTCAATTTCAGTATGTTCCATTTGAAGTTACAATAACTTATCCAGACGGGAGAAAAGAAGTTGTTCCAATGAATGTGAAAATTAAAGATGATAACGGTAAGGATTTAGCTGATTGTTCAGGTGATATTTGTGATTTGCACACTATTATTAAGGAGAATGTCAACTTAAAAAAAGGTGCGTATACATTTGAAATTAAAAATGGATTTAATGGTCAGTTTTTACCTAATGTATTAGGTATTGGAATACTTGCTGAGAAAAAATAG
- a CDS encoding response regulator transcription factor: protein MKAKNKVIIIDDHLLFSQSLKFLINSFEDFTVVNNFENGKDFIDCVTANKIDLDAIDIVLLDVNMPILDGLKTMEWIKINKEELKVIALSVNDDEETIIKMMKNGAKGYLLKDTSPQIFEEALKTVSDKGFFFTELVSGLLINRLDNDKNIKLELKEKEIIFIKHACTEKTYKEIADEMCLSPKTIDGYREHLFAKLEIRTRIGLVLYAIKNKIVNIE, encoded by the coding sequence ATGAAAGCTAAAAACAAAGTAATAATAATAGATGATCATTTATTATTTTCACAATCCCTAAAGTTTTTGATTAATAGTTTCGAAGATTTCACTGTGGTTAATAATTTTGAAAATGGTAAAGACTTTATTGATTGTGTTACAGCCAATAAGATAGATTTAGATGCTATAGACATTGTCTTACTTGATGTTAATATGCCTATTTTGGATGGTTTAAAAACCATGGAATGGATAAAGATTAACAAAGAAGAATTGAAAGTAATTGCCCTTTCTGTAAATGATGATGAAGAGACAATTATAAAAATGATGAAAAATGGAGCAAAAGGCTATTTACTAAAAGATACTTCCCCACAAATTTTTGAAGAAGCTTTGAAAACAGTTTCCGATAAAGGTTTTTTCTTTACAGAGTTAGTTTCTGGTCTTTTAATTAACAGATTAGATAATGATAAAAATATCAAACTTGAATTAAAGGAAAAAGAAATTATTTTTATAAAACATGCTTGCACAGAAAAAACATACAAAGAAATTGCAGATGAAATGTGTCTAAGTCCGAAAACTATAGATGGATATAGAGAGCATCTTTTTGCTAAACTAGAAATAAGAACTCGAATAGGTTTAGTCCTTTATGCAATAAAAAACAAAATTGTTAATATAGAATAA
- a CDS encoding sensor histidine kinase, which translates to MDREEIQLLVISLSIVFFTLLILLFALFFYFQKKKTQFLIDKMESEIHFQSELIKTRVEIKDQTLTEISKELHDNIGQIISVAIMQVNLYLKDKDKVTVEDLNEHKDVLAKSLDEIRILSRLINKDNLINTNFIESIKNDFDRIQKLKNIECVFNHEDNFPKINVEHELILYRIFQEAIHNSLKHSLSKKLEMDVICENKKLLIKLKDYGVGFDVNKGSKGLGLNNIRFRAKLIGANAIIESNNNGTILVLEYTLNKKNES; encoded by the coding sequence ATGGACAGAGAAGAGATACAATTATTAGTAATTTCCCTTAGTATTGTATTCTTTACATTATTAATATTATTGTTTGCTTTATTTTTTTATTTTCAGAAGAAAAAAACTCAATTTCTTATTGACAAAATGGAATCAGAAATTCATTTTCAATCGGAACTGATAAAAACGAGAGTTGAAATTAAAGACCAAACACTAACAGAGATAAGTAAAGAACTACATGATAATATCGGTCAAATAATATCCGTTGCTATCATGCAAGTGAACCTTTACTTGAAAGATAAAGATAAAGTTACGGTTGAGGATTTAAATGAGCATAAAGACGTTTTAGCAAAATCTCTTGATGAAATTAGAATTTTATCGAGATTAATAAATAAAGATAATTTAATTAATACTAATTTTATAGAATCTATTAAAAATGATTTTGATAGGATTCAAAAGTTAAAAAACATTGAATGTGTTTTTAATCATGAAGATAATTTTCCGAAAATTAATGTTGAACATGAGTTAATACTTTATCGTATTTTTCAAGAAGCAATACATAATAGTTTAAAACATTCATTAAGTAAAAAATTAGAAATGGATGTTATTTGTGAGAACAAAAAATTATTGATTAAATTGAAAGACTATGGAGTTGGTTTTGATGTTAACAAAGGGAGTAAAGGATTAGGTCTAAACAATATTCGATTTAGAGCTAAACTTATAGGAGCAAATGCAATAATCGAATCAAACAATAACGGAACTATTCTAGTTTTAGAATATACATTAAACAAAAAAAATGAAAGCTAA
- a CDS encoding S8 family serine peptidase translates to MDPRLKIILYGNPEEELSLLMRLENQQFIPQNCKIISQFDDIVSCRIKRKHLDSVYNSKEVKSLKAPNVVPADDYFNDNQIKYNYNNHNSESDSITSNVVFGVIDFGFDFTHEDFIDNGKSRIEKIWVQTGQYTQPNKYGYGKYINKHQLNAALKDKLPFKKLGYHPGITDLFGTGTHGTHVLGIACSNGKVAKKGFASNSPIIAVDMGSNLVNGSNLSLGDSVKLVEGLDFILNEAGNRPVVINMSLGGHGDAHTGKTLVEQAIDTILIERKGTAIVQSTGNYHQARAHTFGDIKENEKINIPWLFKKRDQTPNELEIWYGGNDVMTVNIIDDKGEMLLESIPFEDEIIKSNNDEVGICLHREKEPNTGKNHINILINGKQKSKFWTIELVGKKIKDGRYHCYIERDDKGQSIFLPNIVQQTHTTNSICNSKYSIVVGAYNQLEKDKPILPFSSSGPTVDGRMKPELIAPGYKIKSSCSASSRDSKASHKLTSKSGSSMAAPYVASLIVKILEKEPHLNILQIRKKLFHSCDPFQVKESQLEIYRAGNGYVNPKKII, encoded by the coding sequence ATGGATCCAAGACTCAAAATAATACTTTACGGAAACCCAGAGGAAGAGTTGTCATTATTAATGAGATTGGAAAATCAACAATTTATTCCTCAAAACTGTAAAATCATTTCCCAATTTGATGATATAGTTAGTTGTAGAATTAAAAGAAAGCATCTTGATAGTGTTTATAATAGTAAAGAAGTGAAAAGCTTAAAAGCACCAAATGTTGTTCCAGCGGATGATTATTTTAATGACAATCAAATAAAATATAATTATAACAACCATAATTCAGAATCAGATAGTATTACCTCTAATGTTGTTTTTGGAGTGATAGATTTTGGTTTTGACTTTACACATGAAGATTTTATTGATAATGGTAAATCTAGAATTGAAAAAATATGGGTTCAAACAGGTCAATATACTCAACCTAATAAATATGGTTACGGAAAATACATAAATAAACATCAACTAAACGCGGCATTAAAAGATAAATTGCCATTTAAAAAACTTGGATACCATCCTGGAATAACCGATTTGTTTGGTACAGGAACACATGGTACACATGTTTTAGGAATTGCTTGTAGTAATGGAAAAGTGGCAAAAAAAGGATTTGCTTCTAACTCTCCAATTATTGCAGTAGATATGGGATCAAACTTAGTTAATGGTTCTAATTTATCGTTGGGAGATTCTGTGAAATTAGTCGAAGGATTAGATTTTATATTGAATGAAGCTGGAAATAGACCTGTAGTGATTAATATGAGCCTTGGAGGACATGGAGATGCTCATACAGGAAAAACGTTAGTGGAACAAGCAATAGATACTATTCTTATTGAAAGAAAAGGAACCGCAATTGTTCAAAGTACTGGAAATTATCATCAGGCTAGAGCACACACTTTTGGAGATATCAAAGAAAATGAAAAAATAAATATTCCATGGTTGTTTAAGAAAAGAGACCAAACACCTAATGAATTAGAAATTTGGTACGGTGGCAATGATGTAATGACTGTGAATATTATAGACGATAAAGGAGAAATGCTACTAGAATCTATTCCTTTTGAAGATGAAATTATAAAAAGTAATAATGATGAAGTAGGAATATGTTTGCATCGAGAAAAAGAACCAAATACAGGTAAAAATCACATCAATATTTTAATCAATGGGAAACAAAAATCTAAATTTTGGACGATTGAATTAGTAGGAAAAAAAATAAAAGACGGAAGGTATCATTGCTACATTGAAAGAGACGATAAAGGGCAATCTATTTTTTTACCCAATATTGTGCAACAAACACACACTACAAATTCCATTTGTAACTCGAAATACAGTATTGTAGTTGGTGCTTATAATCAATTAGAAAAAGACAAACCAATTCTACCTTTTAGTAGTTCTGGACCAACAGTAGATGGGAGAATGAAACCAGAACTGATTGCTCCTGGCTATAAAATAAAATCTTCTTGTTCTGCATCTTCAAGAGACTCAAAAGCGAGTCATAAGTTGACATCTAAGAGTGGCAGTAGTATGGCTGCTCCTTATGTTGCTTCTCTTATTGTGAAAATTTTAGAAAAAGAACCTCATTTAAACATTCTACAAATTAGAAAGAAATTATTTCATTCTTGTGATCCTTTTCAAGTAAAAGAAAGTCAACTGGAGATATATAGAGCTGGAAATGGATATGTAAATCCAAAGAAAATAATTTAA